The nucleotide window CTCTTTGCGCCGCAGTAATACGCCCCGCTCCAACCAATACTTCACCCAATTTGCGGGTCTGTTCCTGTAACGCTTCCCGTAGATCTTGCGGATCGATAAATCCTTCAGATACCAGCACATCCCCAATCTGGGCCCGCTCTTTATCTCTTCCCCTAACCAGACAGCAAAGGGCATGAAAAAGCAATGTCAGCACCAAAGAAATAAATAAAAATAAAAAAATCAGAAAGGCGAAGTTAACGGTTGGGTCATTAAAAATATCGAATAAACGGGCCAAATCACTGGTTGCGGGGAAAATCGGCAATAACAAATAGGCTACCAGGAAGATAGCAAACAAGGCGACAAACAAATAGACTTTTGCGATAGCAATCATATTTGAGCCAACGACTTAAAGGGTCTTGGGCCGCATGATTCTCTGTGCAAAATTGTGTCTTCAAGGAAACATTTTATCGGCTCTTACTTTACGGGCTTATATCATATCCCGCTGTTAAAAACCACATAAATAGGGAATGGGTCCGAATAATATCAGGCATCTATTTGTTGGGTGCCCGAATTTTTATGCCGTGACCGAAAGCGGCCGGATCATTCAACACGGAAAGGGGGGTGGCTTTGTTAAACCACCCCCCTGGAATCAACTCACTTCATAACACAGGTTAACCTGTCAAATCAGTGAATCATAATTTTTTTGGGCTTGTGCTCTTCGGGTTTCGGAATTTCAATTTCCAGAACCCCATCTTTGTATTCCGCCTTTATTTTATCCGCATCAACATTAACCGGCAATGCAAATGATCTTTCAAATTTGCCGTACGACCTTTCTTTACGGTAATACTTATCGTCTGTTACCTCGTTATCATAGGAGCGTTCGCCCTTTAGGGTCAGAACTCCGTCTTTCACGTCAATAACGATATCCTTTTTGTCAACACCGGGAAGTTCGGCTTTGATGACAAAATGGTCAACCCTGTCATAGGCATCTGCCACCGGGTTCCAGCCCCACAAGCTCGAATCACTTTCCCGCCGACCCATCGGATAGAAAAAGTCTTCAAACAATGAATTGATGTGATTCCTTGCCGAATACATATCACCTACTGGATTCCATCTTACAATATTCATATTTTACCTCCTATCGTTAAGTTCATTAATGTTAATGGTTGCTCTTTATAACTGTTTCCATTTTTTCATTTATATGTTAAGTATCAATATAATTTTGTCAATATATTGTTCATAACTTTTTATATAATTAATCTAATAGTAATATGGTTATCTTTCCCTGTTGAATACAAAGTGCTGAATTGCATCATCCGAAATTATATTAATTAAAAACAGATGATTACCATAATATTAAAGCCAAGGAGGGGGCATGGCCGAAAACGGGAATCAAACAAAGAACAACCCTATGCCATTACCAGATACCACAGCCGCAGCCTTACGAAGCCGCCAATCCGTTCGCGCCACCTTTAAGTTAACCCCGCAATCAATTGAGGCCATCAGTATTGTTTCCGTTCATTTGGGAATCAAGCAAAAGTCACTATTTGACCACTTGATTGAGGACAGACGGGCATTAAATACCATTGCAATGGAAATTGATTCCGATGACATGATGTCCAAACATCGTATCCAAAAAACGTATGTTATAAGTCGTAAGAGTTTATTTTCGCTTGATAAAATTTCTAAAGAATTTAACACGCCACGGGATGTGCTGGTGGAATATTCGATTCAGCGTCTTCTTCCGGTCATTGGCATTGAAAAGGAAAAACATAAGCGCCGTATTGAAATATTCACAGAGTTATCCGAACACTTGAGACAAGGGATGGAAATTTTACGAAAATGTGAAAAAACCTTGGAAAGGGACGATCCGGTATATAATAAATTGGAAAAATTGATGGTGGGTTATAAAAATATTTATAATGAAATCGGTATTTTGATTAAGAAAGGTGAAATAATAGAAAATTTTTTAAAATGAAAGACGGGATGCCTGCCCGCATACTTTTTTAGGCTTCCCCTGTGGCATACTGCTGCATAAAAGATTCAAGCGAACGCGTCTGTTCCTGCGTCATTTCACCGAACTGAACGCCCTGCCGCCGCATGACGATGGGATTAATGGGGATTTTATTAGGGACACGGATATCGGAAACGATTGTAACGGGAAGGTTAGACAGATAAAATCCGTTGCCGGCCACATAGATATCAAGCGCTGTGGATCCATCTGCCGCCTCACCCGTGTCAATGTACAGGAAAGACAAACCGCCCTTTCCCAGATCCAGAATTTGGCCCAGTTTGTTGGAATCGGGCATGAGTGCCGCAAAAGCGCCTTCCTTGACCTTGAAACGCTTGAGTCTTCTGCGTTCGACAAATTCATTTAAAATGGTCACGGTATATTCCTTTCCGGAAAGCTTATAGCAACCGGCCATTCAGATAGCTGTTTTCTTTTTACGCATTCACCCCGGTCCCTGTTAACAAAACTGTGTTAGGCGGGAATGTTAGCTCAATTTGTCTTGTGTGTCAAGAAATAGTTAACGCTATATATTGTGTTTTAATCGAAAGCCCTGATCCGTCGGCAGGTATTTTTACTTACGGTTTTTCCGGCAGGTGAATTTTTCTGAGCCGATTGCTCAGCTGCTGAATAATATCCCGGGAAAAAGGCTGGTTGACTTGAAGCAGTTCTTCAAAAATATCGGCAGATATAATCAAAACAATGGATTCCGTCTCGCTTGTGGCTGTTGCCATTCTCTTTTCATTGAGCAGATACGCCATTTCACCAAAAACTTCACCGGTTTCCATGATGGCAAACAGTTGTTGGGGTTCTTCGGTTCCGCGATGGACACTTATGCTACCGCGGTAAACATAAAAGATATCCGTCGTATCGTCACCCTCTCTGAAAATGATTTCTCCGGCCTGATAATGACGGGCATATTTTTCAAAAACCCGCTTCGGATGCTTGAACAGAAATCTTTCAATTATTTTCCCCTTGATATCAGGCTGCGACCGGAAGAGAACCATCCGGCCGATGGTAAGGGAGTCGATGTTGTCGGAAACATATGTATATTCTGCGAAGAAAAAATACAGCACAAATGTAAAATGCACCCACAGCAGCATCAGAATCAGGGAGCCCAATACGCCGTAAATGATATTAAAGCGCGTGACGCTTAAAAATCTGGCCATTAATAAATGAAGCAGGATAACCGCGAGGGCGCACCACAAGGCCCCCTTCAAACTTGATAACGTAGTTGGTTTTGTTCCCGGCACAAACCGGTAGGATAGAAAAATCAACAGCAAAATCGATAAAAACGGGAGCAAGTTTCTGATGACCGGCATAAAGGAGCTGATCAGGCTCAGGACAAAAAAGTTGTCGG belongs to Desulfobacterales bacterium and includes:
- a CDS encoding YhjD/YihY/BrkB family envelope integrity protein, with protein sequence MERLDPENSFLKWIRKQVQFFFQKFSLTSSLFLKNELIYHAAATAFFFLLSIIPIFLLLLLTFNKYLASFPNISDEFFAFLKNINSNIDKDFLVRIGLLNVKAKVAGVIGLLNLLWAGCWILTAIQKGLEIVFKSQKIRTTLVMNVLSLLALTVMLGLAFVVAVLSISLNFFQAMMADNFFVLSLISSFMPVIRNLLPFLSILLLIFLSYRFVPGTKPTTLSSLKGALWCALAVILLHLLMARFLSVTRFNIIYGVLGSLILMLLWVHFTFVLYFFFAEYTYVSDNIDSLTIGRMVLFRSQPDIKGKIIERFLFKHPKRVFEKYARHYQAGEIIFREGDDTTDIFYVYRGSISVHRGTEEPQQLFAIMETGEVFGEMAYLLNEKRMATATSETESIVLIISADIFEELLQVNQPFSRDIIQQLSNRLRKIHLPEKP
- a CDS encoding Hsp20/alpha crystallin family protein, which translates into the protein MNIVRWNPVGDMYSARNHINSLFEDFFYPMGRRESDSSLWGWNPVADAYDRVDHFVIKAELPGVDKKDIVIDVKDGVLTLKGERSYDNEVTDDKYYRKERSYGKFERSFALPVNVDADKIKAEYKDGVLEIEIPKPEEHKPKKIMIH